Genomic segment of Paenibacillus sp. FSL R5-0912:
ATGATAGTCCAGGTTATTGAACCGGGATTTCGCGGGCGGGCCTTCGGGCTGAATCAGGCGGCCAGCCAGCTGGCAACGATGGCGGGCCCGATTATCGGCGGTCTGCTCGGAGCCTTCCTGCCGATCCGCTGGGTATTTGTCATTAACGGCATCATGCTGCTTGTAGCAGCTGTGCTCGTGAAGACACACAAGCTGGAATCGAAGGTGAATGCTGCCCACGCAGGAATCCAGGTGACACCCTGAGAATTAACTGCCGCCGTTTGTTTTCTTGTGAAGATCTTTGACGGCGGCCAGCGTTGTTCCTTCAGGAACAGGGAGCAGTGCGCTTTTGGAGATGCCGATGAGCTGGGAGCTGTATATGCCGCTGTGTCCGGAGAACAAATAGCTGATTACGCAGGCGATGAACATATATACCGCTCCGCCGGAACCGAACAGTTCAATGCCCATAATGAAGCAGGCAAGCGGTGTATTGGTTGCTCCGCAGAAGACGGCGATGAACCCGAGCGAAGCCAGAAAAGGTCCATAGAGATGAAGCAAGCCGGCCAGACTGTTCCCCAGCGTGGCTCCGATGGCAAATAGCGGCGTCACTTCACCGCCCTGGAATCCGGTCCCCAAGGTGAAGGCTGTGAAGATGAGCTTCCATAGAAAGGCGAAAGGATGTACGTCTGCTTCGAAGGAGCTGCTGATCAGCGGGATGCCCAGACCGAGATAATCTCTGGTACCTGCAATATAGACCAAGGCGATAATGATCAGTCCGCCGAGGGCGCTTTTGAGCATAGGATTACGGATAATGGCTGTGAAGCTCCGCTTCAGATAATGGGTGAGCTCGCTGAACAGCAGGCTGACCAGACCGAATACAATAGAGGCCGCGATGACCTTGACCAGCACCAGCGCGTCCATGCCGGGAAAGACATCCACCTTATAGTGGATATGGTGAACGTCCCACAAGCGGGAAGCCACTAGGTCGCCGGTGAAGCTGGCAACAAAACAGGGCAGCAGTGCCTTGTGGCTGATCAGGCCTATGGCGATAACCTCCAGACCGAAGACTGTCCCAGCCAGCGGAGTCCCGAAGATCGAGCCGAAGCCGCCGCTGATTCCGCACATCAGCAGTATTTTCCGGTCAAGCGGATTGATTCGGATCCATCTTCCAAGCGCATCGGCCAGACTGCCGCCCATCTGCACTGCCGTTCCTTCACGTCCGGCAGAACCGCCGAAGAGATGAGTAATCAGGGTCCCAATAAGGACCAGAGGCGCCATTCGTAGCGGAATGGCTTCATTCCCCTGCTGAATCTGCTCCAGAATCAGATTGTTCCCCTTTGCGCTATTCTTGCCGAACCGCATATACATACCGCTTACCAGAGCGCCCCCCACAGGCAGCAGGAACAGTAGCCAGCCATGCTCCACCCGGACCTTGGTTACGGCATCCAGGCTTTTCAGGAAAATAGCCGAGGCACTCCCCGACAATAGTCCAACCCATCCTCCCAGCACCACCCATTTCACAAATGTACTCCAAAGAGCGAGCTGGCTCTGCCGCGCTGCAAGCTCCACCCACCGTGCATACTTCCTCTTCATCCTGCTATGCCCCCGTATCCCTAGTCTATTCCCTGAAAATAAACAGACTCCTACCAGCGAGTAGTCACTGGTAGGAGTCATTAGTCCCGAAGGACGGTTATGGCGAACTCCATCGCCGTATTGAATGCAATTATAGTAAGGTTATTTCGTTCAAAAGTCAATACAGTTCTGCCGCTTATTCCTCTTCGCCGCTCGAGCCGTTCAGCACATCGGTACCGGGCATAGCATCGGGGTCCGGGGAGACCGGGTCAATGGGGCTTTCGGGATCAAGATCGTCGGCATCCGGAATATCCTCCAGCGGAAGCTCTTCCTCTTCCTCCAGCAGCTCCTCCTCCTCCGCATAATCAATTACATTGCCGGTCAGGCCTGCCGCGCCGGCAGCGTACAGTGCATCCGATTCCAGGAGCTCGTCCCGTTCCGGCGCCGGAGT
This window contains:
- a CDS encoding voltage-gated chloride channel family protein, which produces MKRKYARWVELAARQSQLALWSTFVKWVVLGGWVGLLSGSASAIFLKSLDAVTKVRVEHGWLLFLLPVGGALVSGMYMRFGKNSAKGNNLILEQIQQGNEAIPLRMAPLVLIGTLITHLFGGSAGREGTAVQMGGSLADALGRWIRINPLDRKILLMCGISGGFGSIFGTPLAGTVFGLEVIAIGLISHKALLPCFVASFTGDLVASRLWDVHHIHYKVDVFPGMDALVLVKVIAASIVFGLVSLLFSELTHYLKRSFTAIIRNPMLKSALGGLIIIALVYIAGTRDYLGLGIPLISSSFEADVHPFAFLWKLIFTAFTLGTGFQGGEVTPLFAIGATLGNSLAGLLHLYGPFLASLGFIAVFCGATNTPLACFIMGIELFGSGGAVYMFIACVISYLFSGHSGIYSSQLIGISKSALLPVPEGTTLAAVKDLHKKTNGGS